Below is a window of Streptomyces qaidamensis DNA.
CTCGTCGCGGCTGCGGTTCGCGTTCGTCGCCGCCGGTGCCGTCTCCCTGGCCGCGATCGCGCTGGGCGGCGTCACCACCGTCACCCCGGCCGACACGGAGGCCCGCGGCGGCCAGGGCTCGGGGAGCAATGTGACCCCGGCGCGCACCCAGGGCACCGGCCCCGCGGCCCCGCCGGAGTCCCAGCGGCGCCGTACGGCGCCGCTGCTCGGGCAGGTGCACGGCCAGAACATGCTCGGTCACGGCCCCGTCGCCCCGACCGAGGTGTCCGCGCCGCTGCTGCCCGGGGTTCCGCCCGCCGCCCGGCACCACGCGCTGCACGCGCTGACCGCCCCGGTGGTGGCCGGTGCGGCCGTCATGTCCCCGCTGATACGTCCGCTCGAAGCGGCCACTCCGGCCGCCCTGACCTCGTGGTCCGCGGTCCCCGAGATCACGGCCCCCCTGTTCGCCGGGCCCGTTGCGGACCCGGCCCCGTCCCCCTCTTCCTCCGCCTCCTCACGTACGGCTCGCTGACCGGGCTCTGCGCACCGGCCCGCGAACCTGATTGAATCCGGGGGTTGTCGCCCGCGGCCGAGGTGTGGCCGGGCGCCGATTCGACGAACCGCGGCCACGGCGACGAGCCGTGCCGCGGCTGTGGGGAGAGCATGAACGAGGGGAAGCCCACGAAAGCGAAGTGGTGGAGCCGTCCACGGCCGCAGGACCTTGCGGAAGAGCCGGAGGGTACGGCCGGGTCCGTCGAGGCGGACCCGGGCGCGCACGGGCCGGTGACGGCCGCGGCGGAGCCGACCGGCACCGACGGGGACTTCGAGCGGGCGCGGCCGGCGGCTCGGCCCGCCGAGGACGGTGACTACGAGTTGAGGCGCCCCGAGGCCGTTCCGGCCGGGGAGCCGGCCGGGGGCCTGGAGAAGCCTGTCGCATCGGCACCCGGGGCGGGGGAGACCGCTCCCGGCCGGGCCGCCGCCGGAGCCGCTGCCGCGGTCCCCGCCGCCCGGGAGCCGGGCGCCGGGGACGCCTCCGTCTCCTCCGTCCCGTCCGCCGGGCCGGCCGAGGGCGCTCCCAGGCCGCTGCACGACCCCGACCCCTACAGCACCCCGCCCTACGGCGAACCCGGCCCCTGGGCGCCCGCGCCGCCCGTGCAGCACCCGGCGACGACACCCGCGCGGGGCGTCGCGCCACCGGGGCAGCAGCCCACCGTGCCGGGCACCTCCGCCATGCCGTCGGGGCACGGCACCACCCCGCCTGCCCCGCCCTCCGGCGTTCCCGCGTCGGCCGAGATGCCGACGCCCTCCGGCGTTCCCGCGCCCGCGTCGGCCGAGATGCCGACGCCCTCCGGTGTTCCCGCGCCCGCGTCGGCCGAGATGCCGACGCCCTCCGGCGATCACCGGTCTGCGTCTCACGGGCCGACCGAGACGCAGACGGCCTCCGGCGTTCCCGCGCCCGCCGCGCACATGCCCGCCCCTCCGGCCTCGGCCGGGATGCCGGCCCCCGGCGCCCCGGTGCCCCCACCGGCCGTGCCGGTGCACGCCGATGCGCCGGCTCCCGCCCCCGGCCCCTGGCAGCGCTACGACCCCTGGGCCGCTCCCGCGGGCGCCGGGGGTCACGGCCCTCTCCAGCAGAACGGCGCCGCCGTGCTGAGCACGGAGCAGCGGCGCAAGCGGGGCAAGAAGTCCCTGGTGCTCGGTGCCGTTCTGCTCGCGCTGGTGTCCGGGGGCATCGGCGGCGTCGTAGGGACGTATCTGGAGCGGAACGGGGGCGTCGGGACCGTCGAGCTGCCACAGGCCGGGAAGGAGGCCGCCGCGCGGGACGCGGACAGTGTGGCCGGGATCGCCGGGCGGGCCCTGCCCAGTGTGGTCACGCTGCATGTCAGCGGCGCGGGCGAGCAGGGTACGGGCACCGGCTTCGTGCTCGACACCCGTGGGCACATCCTCACCAACAACCACGTCGTGCAGCCCGCCGGATCGGGCGGCGAGATCACCGTGACCTTCAACGGCGGCCAGACGGCCCAGGCCGAGGTCGTCGGCCGGGACAGCGGCTACGACCTCGCCGTCGTCAAGGTGAAGGGCGTCAGCGGACTCACCCCGCTGCCCCTCGGCAACTCGGACAACGTGCAGGTCGGCGACCCGGTCGTGGCCATCGGTGCCCCCTTCGACCTGGCCGGCACGGTCACCTCCGGCATCATCAGCGCCAAGCAGCGGCCCATCACGGCAGGCGGCGAGAAGGGTGACGGCAGCGACGTGTCGTACGTCGACGCGCTGCAGACCGACGCGCCCATCAACCCCGGCAACTCCGGCGGCCCCCTGCTCGACGCCCGGGCCCGGGTCATCGGCATCAACTCGGCCATCCGCTCGGCGGACAGCGGCTCCGCACAGGACAACGGCCGTTCCGGTTCGATAGGCCTCGGCTTCGCCATACCGATCAACCAGGGCAAACGCGTCGCCGAAGAGCTGATCAACACCGGGAAGGCGACCCACCCGGTCATCGGCATCACCCTCGACATGGACTACACGGGCGACGGCGCCCGGGTCGCCACCGAGGGCAGCGAGGGCGGAGCACCGGTCACCGCGGGCGGCCCGGGCGCCGAGGCCGGGATCAAGTCGGGTGACGTCATCACGGAGGTCGACGGCGGGCGGGTGCACTCCGGCGAGGAACTGATCGTCAAGACCCGGGCGCACCGCCCCGGCGACCGCCTGGAGCTGACCGTCGAACGTGGCGGCAAGGAGCGGAGGGTCTCGCTCGTCCTCGGATCGTCCGGTGACTGAGACATGAGATGCAGATCCGGGATCCGCAGAGGTGCCACAACAGGTCCCATCGGGGACGTACCGGGCAAACAATCGGGAAAGCGCTCCCACCTCCCGCACTCGGAGGTCCCGGGACAGTAC
It encodes the following:
- a CDS encoding S1C family serine protease gives rise to the protein MNEGKPTKAKWWSRPRPQDLAEEPEGTAGSVEADPGAHGPVTAAAEPTGTDGDFERARPAARPAEDGDYELRRPEAVPAGEPAGGLEKPVASAPGAGETAPGRAAAGAAAAVPAAREPGAGDASVSSVPSAGPAEGAPRPLHDPDPYSTPPYGEPGPWAPAPPVQHPATTPARGVAPPGQQPTVPGTSAMPSGHGTTPPAPPSGVPASAEMPTPSGVPAPASAEMPTPSGVPAPASAEMPTPSGDHRSASHGPTETQTASGVPAPAAHMPAPPASAGMPAPGAPVPPPAVPVHADAPAPAPGPWQRYDPWAAPAGAGGHGPLQQNGAAVLSTEQRRKRGKKSLVLGAVLLALVSGGIGGVVGTYLERNGGVGTVELPQAGKEAAARDADSVAGIAGRALPSVVTLHVSGAGEQGTGTGFVLDTRGHILTNNHVVQPAGSGGEITVTFNGGQTAQAEVVGRDSGYDLAVVKVKGVSGLTPLPLGNSDNVQVGDPVVAIGAPFDLAGTVTSGIISAKQRPITAGGEKGDGSDVSYVDALQTDAPINPGNSGGPLLDARARVIGINSAIRSADSGSAQDNGRSGSIGLGFAIPINQGKRVAEELINTGKATHPVIGITLDMDYTGDGARVATEGSEGGAPVTAGGPGAEAGIKSGDVITEVDGGRVHSGEELIVKTRAHRPGDRLELTVERGGKERRVSLVLGSSGD